TCCAAGGAGGCTTGGGTGGTTTTGATGAGGTAGGGCAGGATGAGCAGGGCCATACAGGTCGCCGACAGGAGCAGGCAGGTGGTGGCATCGGGCATCAGCGTTTGGCGCAGCAGCAGGATGAGCGCAAAGCCGAACAGGCCCATGACGATTGACGGCACACCGGCCAGCAGATCCGCGCCCAGGGATAGGGCGGCTTTGGAGCGGCCTGTAGCGAATTCGGCCAAGTGGATGCCACAGGCCACGCCCACGGGAATGGCCAAGGCGGCGGATAGGATCACCAGGCTCAGGGTTCCGGCGCAGGCCGGCCAGATTCCGTCCCAGACCGGCGCGCGGCCCAGGAGAGCGGCCAGAGGCTGTGTATCACCGAAAAAAAGGGCGGCCGAGACCGTGGGCAGGCCTCGGGCTGCCAGGAAAGCCAACAGCGCGACCACGCACAGCACGGGGATGAGCGCGCTAAGCCAACAAAAAATTATGAAGGATGTCTGGCCGGATCTGCTCACGCGCGGCCTCCGTCAGACCTGTTCAGGCTGCGCAAGGTCAGGTTCACGGCCACGCTGGTGACGAAGAGGATCAGCCCGCAGGCGAACAGTGACAAATAAGCCGTGCTCTGGCTGTCCGTGGCCACGACCAGGGCGATATGCGCCGTGAGCGTGCGCGTGGCGTCCAGGAGAGATCCTGGCACCTGAGGCGCGTTGCCGGCGAGCATGAGCGGCACCAGGGTGTCGCCCACGGCGCGGCCGAATCCCAGTGCCGAAGCCGCCAATAGCCCGCGCTGGGCGGCAGGCAGGACCACGTATCTCACGGCTTGGGCGCGGGTCAGCCCCAGGGCCGCCGTGGTCAGGCGAACGCGCGGCTCGATGAGCTCGAACTGGGCGTGCAGCATGAGCACAACCGTGGGCAGCACGAGCAGGCTCAGGGTCAGGGACGCGGCCAGCCAGGAGAAGCCCGAGCCCGAAACAAAGGCCGCGCGCACGAGCGGCACGAGCAGGAAGACCGCCACGAAGCCGTAGACCACCGTGGGTACGCTGGTCATGAAGCGCACAACGCCCATGACCAGAGCCGCCGGCTTCCGGGGGCCGACCCCATGGGCGAAGCAGCACAGGCCCAAACCCATGGGCAGGGCCACGGCCATGGATGTGGTGGACAGGCATAGCGAGCCCACGAGCATAGGCAGAATACCGAATTCGCCCTGGAAGGGCCGCCAGCGCCAGGACAGGACCTGGGTCAGCCCCTCGCCGCACAGTAGCGGCAGGCTGAACCAGACCAGGAAGCCGAGGATGGCCAGCACGGCCAGACCAGCCACCAGGGCCGACAGCAGGAGCAGGCCGCGTGTTATTCGTTCCATAGGATGAAGATGCCTCCGGCGGCTGGGGGAACGTGGTCCCCCCAGACCCCCCCGCATTTCTTGGCGGTGTATTCGCGACAGAGTCGGCGAATACACCGCCACGAAACACGGGGTCCAGGGGAATGATTCCCCTGGTGGGGTGAGGTCTGGAGAGGGGCAACGCCCCTCTCCAGTTAACTACTTCGTGGGGATGTAGCCGCTGGCCTTGGTGATCTCCGCGCCCTCGGGGCCACGCACGTATTCGATGAAGCTCTTGACGAGTCCCTGCGGCTCGCCCTTGGTGTTCATGTACAGCAGCCGCGTGACTTTGTACGCGCCACTGACGGCAGTCTCCTGGCTGGGCTCCACGCCGTCGAGCAGCGGAGCCTTGAGCGTGTCGTCGATGTGGCCGATGCTCACATAGCCGATGGCGTTCTTGTCGCCAGCCACGGCGGTCTTCATGGCTCCGTTGGAAGCCACCACGTTGGCCGAGTCGATGATGGCGCCCTTGGAGAGCATCTTTTCCCAGAACACCTCGCGCGTGCCGCTGGCCTCGTCGCGGGTGTACACGTCGATGGCCGCATTGGGGCCGCCGAGCTGCTTCCAGTTGGTGATCTTGCCGGCGAAGATGTCCTTGACCTGGGTCTGAGTCAGCCCATGCAGCGGGTTCGCCTTGTGCACCACCACGGCCACGCCGTCGATGGCGAAGGGGAAGGAAACCAGGCCGTACTTGCTCTTCTCGGCCTCGGTCACGGCCCGGCCGGTATTGCCGATGTCCACCAGGCCCTCGCCGGCCTTTTGCACGCCCACGCCCGAGCCGCCGCCCGCCACGGTTATGCGGATGGCTGGATTGGTGGTCATGATGCGCTTGGCGGCTTCCTTCATGACCGGAATGTGCGCCGTGCCGCCGCCAATCTCGATGTTGCCGGACTTACCTTTGAAGGCATCCAGACCCTGGGCCGAGGCCAGCGTGGACATGGCAAGAATGAAGAACGTGATGATTATAAATGTTTCGAGCTTCCTCAACATGGTGGTTCTCCCTGCATGCGGTTGTTGATGCCTCGGCGCGGCTATAAGTCGATCGTTGCAAGGGTTCTACTCATGTCGCAAAGCTGTAACAAATCGAAATGGCCAATTATTTAGCTAAAAATGTATTTGGATTTATGATGTGCCGATCGCGATTCGTGCCTGTGGGAAAGGATAGCTAAGGAGGGAATTGCTCAGCGCCTGATGTTTACCCGGCGTTCAACGCTTTGAACAGGAAGCGATCCAGGGCTGCAGCGAAACGGTGCCGGTCCTTGGCCCCGAGCTGCGGCGGGCCGCCCTGGGCCAGGCCCATGGTGCGCATTTCCTGCATGAAGTTGCGCATGGTCAGCCGAGCGCGGACATTATCCTCGGTGTACAACTCCCCGCGCGGATCGATCCCGGTGGCTCCTCGTTCGACGATCATGGCGGCCAGGGGAATGTCCGCGGTGACGACCAGATCGCCCGGCGAAACCTGATTCGCGATGTACTTGTCCGCCTCGTCGAAACCGCCGGGCACGCGTATGGCCGTGATGAGCTCCGAGCCTGCGCCTACGGCTCCCAGGTGCCGATTGGCGACCAAGTATACCGGAATGCGCAGGCGCTGCGAGGCCCGAAGGATGATCTCGCGGATGGCCGCCGGGCAGGCGTCGTCATCGATCCATATCTTCACCGGAGTTCTCCTCATGGCAGGTGCGGCACCATTTGCCGGACATAAAGATGTCCCGGCATCCGGCGAAGCTCCCATGAACTTCAGGCGGCCGGGACATGATTGTCCTTTGGGCGGGTAGGGCAAAATCCCTTCACCGTATTGCAGGCAGCCTATCTCTTGACTGCGGGCTCGATGTAGATGCGGTTGCCCCTGATCTGGTTGTTGCTCATGATGCGCAGGACATCCTCGGCATACTCTTCCGGAACTTCCACGAAGGTGAACTTGTCGTAGATCTCGATCTTGCCGATGAGCCGGCCCGGCATGCCTGTTTCGCCGGCGATGGCGCCGACGACATCCTTGACGCCGATCTTCAGTCTGCGGCCGACATTCATGAACAGCCTGACCATGCCGGGCTCCGCGCCTGTGTCGCCGTACTTCACAGGGGTTCCGGGCTTGGACTTCTCGGGTTCCTCGGTCGTGCCCATGAGCATCTTCAGGAGCGCCGCGGCCAGATCAAGCGTGGTGGCTTCCTGCTCCTCCTCGACGAATTCCTGGGCGATGCGCAGGTACTTGTCGATGCCGCCTTCGGCAATCGTCTCCCGCACCGCGGCAAGGAACTTCTCCGTCCTTGCCTGCTCGACATCGGTGACCGTCGGCACCTTGTGCTGCACGATCTTGGCCTTGGTGAAGCGCTGGATGTCCCGGAGCTTGTAGAACTCCTTGCCCGAGGCGAAGGTGAAGGCCCTGCCCGAACGTCCGGCACGGCCGGTGCGGCCGATCCGGTGCACGTAGTACTCCACGTCGCTCGGGATGTCGTAGTTGAACACGGCCTCGATGTCTTCGACGTCGATGCCGCGCGCAGCCACGTCCGTGGCTATCAGGATTTCGATGGACCCGGCGCGGAACTTGGCCATGACGCGATCGCGTTGGGCCTGGTTCATGTCGCCGTGCAGGCCGTCGGCCATGTAGCCCCTGGCCTGCAGGTGCTCCACCAGCTCATCCACGCCTTTCTTGGTATTCGCGAAGACAACGGTCAGCTTGGGATTGTAGAAATCAATGATCCGGCACATGGCCTCAAGTCGTCCGAAACGCGGAACCTCGTAGTAGATCTGCTCGACGTTCGGAACGGTCAGGACCTTGTGCGAGACCTTCACGAACTCGGGTTTGTCGAGGTACTTTTCTGCCAGGCGCATGATCTCCGGGCGCATGGTAGCGGAGAAGAAGATCGTCTGCCGCTCCTCGGGGACATCGTCGAGTATGCGCTCGATGTCTTCTCGGAAGCCCATGTCGAGCATCTCGTCGGCCTCGTCGAGCACGACCATGCGCACCTTGCCGAGCTTGAGCGTGCCCCGCTCCATGTGGTCCATGACTCGGCCGGGAGTGCCGATGACGATCTGCACGCCCTGACGCAGCGCCTTGAACTGTCGGTCGATGGGCTGGCCGCCATAGACGGGCAGGACGCGCAGGTTGAGCTTGTATTTGGCCAGCGTGTTCAGCTCTTCGGCCACCTGGATGGCCAGCTCGCGAGTAGGGCAGAGCACCAGGGCCTGGAGGTCGTGGCTGCGCGGGTCGACCGCTTCCAGAATGGGAATGCCGAAAGCGGCGGTCTTGCCCGTGCCGGTCTGCGCTTGGCCGACCACGTCCCGTCCTGCCATGACCAGTGGTATGGCCAGAGCCTGGATGGGAGAAGCTTCCTCGAAGCCCATATCCTCAATAGCCTTGAGCATCTCCTTGGAAAGAGTCAGGCTTTCAAATCGCAAATTTTCCATGCTTATTTCCTTGTCGCGCGAAGCGCAGCGTAGTGTCAGCGTAATGTAATTGTCGCCGAACAGAGTTCGCCATTATAAGGAAATTGGCCAGGAAGTCACCTGCGGATGTGCCCTGTGAAGTCCGGACTCTTCGAGGGTAACCGCAGGGCGGGCGTATGCCTGCGGCAAGGCCCGCCTTGCGTGAGCCGCAGGGGCGACGTATAGGAGGTTGACAGCGCCGGCCCGGCTTTTTCGATCATCCGTGCCGGTTCTTCCATTCATTACCGAATTACCAAATAACGAGGCCGCATGTTCACACTCGCCCGCGAAAGCTCCATACTTGTCTCTTGCCCCAAGGGCATGGCCCCCTACGTCGCCCTGGAGATGGGCGAGCTTGGCTATGAAACGCAGGAGCTGGAGGCAGGGGTGCGCACCACGGGCACGCTTCACGACTGCATGCGCCTGAATCTGCATCTGCGTTG
This region of Desulfocurvibacter africanus subsp. africanus DSM 2603 genomic DNA includes:
- a CDS encoding phosphate ABC transporter substrate-binding protein, with translation MLRKLETFIIITFFILAMSTLASAQGLDAFKGKSGNIEIGGGTAHIPVMKEAAKRIMTTNPAIRITVAGGGSGVGVQKAGEGLVDIGNTGRAVTEAEKSKYGLVSFPFAIDGVAVVVHKANPLHGLTQTQVKDIFAGKITNWKQLGGPNAAIDVYTRDEASGTREVFWEKMLSKGAIIDSANVVASNGAMKTAVAGDKNAIGYVSIGHIDDTLKAPLLDGVEPSQETAVSGAYKVTRLLYMNTKGEPQGLVKSFIEYVRGPEGAEITKASGYIPTK
- a CDS encoding PstC family ABC transporter permease, encoding MERITRGLLLLSALVAGLAVLAILGFLVWFSLPLLCGEGLTQVLSWRWRPFQGEFGILPMLVGSLCLSTTSMAVALPMGLGLCCFAHGVGPRKPAALVMGVVRFMTSVPTVVYGFVAVFLLVPLVRAAFVSGSGFSWLAASLTLSLLVLPTVVLMLHAQFELIEPRVRLTTAALGLTRAQAVRYVVLPAAQRGLLAASALGFGRAVGDTLVPLMLAGNAPQVPGSLLDATRTLTAHIALVVATDSQSTAYLSLFACGLILFVTSVAVNLTLRSLNRSDGGRA
- a CDS encoding YaiI/YqxD family protein; amino-acid sequence: MKIWIDDDACPAAIREIILRASQRLRIPVYLVANRHLGAVGAGSELITAIRVPGGFDEADKYIANQVSPGDLVVTADIPLAAMIVERGATGIDPRGELYTEDNVRARLTMRNFMQEMRTMGLAQGGPPQLGAKDRHRFAAALDRFLFKALNAG
- a CDS encoding PstA family ABC transporter permease; the protein is MSRSGQTSFIIFCWLSALIPVLCVVALLAFLAARGLPTVSAALFFGDTQPLAALLGRAPVWDGIWPACAGTLSLVILSAALAIPVGVACGIHLAEFATGRSKAALSLGADLLAGVPSIVMGLFGFALILLLRQTLMPDATTCLLLSATCMALLILPYLIKTTQASLEGLPEELRLLGPSLGLTQLQAIRHIQLPAAGKGILGGAVLAIGRAAEDTAVILLTGVVANAGLPRGLLDKYEALPFFIFTTAAEHQTVGELNRGFGAALVLLLLTSGIFLGAHLLHATMQRRWRTSA
- a CDS encoding DEAD/DEAH box helicase; translated protein: MENLRFESLTLSKEMLKAIEDMGFEEASPIQALAIPLVMAGRDVVGQAQTGTGKTAAFGIPILEAVDPRSHDLQALVLCPTRELAIQVAEELNTLAKYKLNLRVLPVYGGQPIDRQFKALRQGVQIVIGTPGRVMDHMERGTLKLGKVRMVVLDEADEMLDMGFREDIERILDDVPEERQTIFFSATMRPEIMRLAEKYLDKPEFVKVSHKVLTVPNVEQIYYEVPRFGRLEAMCRIIDFYNPKLTVVFANTKKGVDELVEHLQARGYMADGLHGDMNQAQRDRVMAKFRAGSIEILIATDVAARGIDVEDIEAVFNYDIPSDVEYYVHRIGRTGRAGRSGRAFTFASGKEFYKLRDIQRFTKAKIVQHKVPTVTDVEQARTEKFLAAVRETIAEGGIDKYLRIAQEFVEEEQEATTLDLAAALLKMLMGTTEEPEKSKPGTPVKYGDTGAEPGMVRLFMNVGRRLKIGVKDVVGAIAGETGMPGRLIGKIEIYDKFTFVEVPEEYAEDVLRIMSNNQIRGNRIYIEPAVKR